CTGCCGCCGCCGGGGACCGCACTGTTGGTAAGGGTTTTAAAGTTTGGTTTATGTTCTTTTGAGTTCCGGGAACTTTATCGTCACTGCATGTTTATTTCAGTCGTCCGCCGCCGCTGCAGTCACAGCCTCTAAAACCGCTGCTTGTTATTCTGAGCTACTTCACCGTTGTTACCGCCGTTCTGGTCACCGGGTGTGGTGTGGGTGATCACCGGAACCACCATCGGAGTTACCGTTATTTCAATTTAGCCGTTCGTCCTTGTTTGGGTAAGCGATGCATTCCAAAACCTTTAAATTAGCATTTCTGTTTTAAGTTGTTTGAGGATCTGAGGTCTTGGTGTCATAGGATTGAGTTACGGGTCTTGATAGCTGAGTTTTATGGTTGTTGCATACAGCATCAAGGTGCTACGTCGTCACCGGAGCTGCTGTTGCCCCGTTTTCTCGATTATTCGTAAGCCCAGTAAGTCGTTCCTTGTTCCAAACTCTTTTAGTTACTTTTCTGTTATAGATTATTAAGTTTTACGCGACATTAACGTTTTAGGATTGAGCTAAGGCTGTGTTTAGAGGCTGTGACTGCTGCGGGGACGGTCGGTATTGATGCTGTTGCTGTGGGATAAGAATAGAAATGCAGTTTGTTGCGTAGTTGAATCGCGAACGAGGTAGGGGCTTTtcttaaattctattttatattacaaagttgttataaatagatattgaCGCAGGGAGATATACTTTTGTGATTATTTTTGTCTTGTGAATGTGATGGTTTGTTAGACTGAATTATTGGTTGCTCGATTGCTTGAGTGAAGTACGGTTGTTGATAAGAAATgggtttgaaaaattatttacttaattATTATGAAAAGTGGTTTTTCTTGGTTTGGAGTTAAAGCGGTTTGATTTTGAGTCGGTctgattttataaatgatttaataCTTGAActggtttgattttaaaaagagttttATTATTGGAATTGGTCTGATTTGAGAATAATTTGATATTGGAGCTGGTTCAACTATGGAAAATGtttggaatttggaaatggttgagaaaatgtttgagaaatgtttgggtgggacccgaaaagggtggcagtgtccgagttttagaggagatgctgccgaaattttataaaattgaaagTCTTGCCCGAAGTgatgatttaaaaagatttagtttTTGAACGTTATATGTTTTAaagattgatttatttagaaaataaagaattatgttttgattGAGATTGTTGATTAATGGAAAGAAGGATGATGAGGATTGatttgaaatatgatttttgaatgaatttggaaatgggatatggattgatgaatgatgatgatattgagaATGGCTTAAATGttgatgaatgatgaatgaattatttatatggcttatgaatttgaaatatctgagatacgaggttccctggattaagtgtcgtggcttgccaccacgtgtaccaggttgaaaactcgatactctgttgaccctacgacgtaagtgtgaccgggcactatataaattcccgggaatgaTACCCCCATTGagtaatattgattatttgagaaaaagctatgcatagactcttggggatgcacgtcgggggacggtctaaggacaattcagacttgtcgggttggctggataaccgacagatgagcctcatcagccataggacaggcatgcatcatatgcatttgtatgctttgtttgggtttgaacttgttttggtttgcctaattgctaaactgttcttaactgctacttgaactatttgctgtaactgctacctacttgtgctttccttgtctgtCTTGCTTGTGTTTGTTCTGGCGTGCTACATTTGAGATTGAACTTGGAtgctgaattaatgattgtgttgtttgattgcgtggttggtttctgattgagatttgcttataagaaaggaaagattttggatttttgaaaatattaaacattgtttatttgaaaaggttttgaacgatTAGCTATTGGATTTTAAAAAGGATTCATAAAGCAATGATAATCACTGAATTTGAAAACagtttcttattaaatatcttcttataacaactttgaaactccgtggtgagactgtgtggttaggttctcacccccctaCAGCTTTATCTTTTCAGGAACCGGATGAAGAATCATTAAGAAGAGATATACTGTGTTTGGTTTATAAGATGttgtattaattagattattttcttccctcgtctttgttattacgagtttgtaagagggataggaattgtatgttttatatgtatattatattatgagtTATTATGTAAGGagtcttgtatatgaatctatgtctgtttgtattttttaagataaagtGTTTGGTTTCGGTTTTTCTAAGAAATCAGCGATACAGTGTTGAgtcacaggctcctattttagtatttagtatgtaaagtagtcgtaatacttcttgctatcagaatagtgcagccggaagcgtgacttctgatagtgagggtgttacaacaaatcccatccttacccttcttgtGACGTCATTGCATGCGTCACTGAGCACTTAGTTTGCACCAACTACATTATTGGTGCTTCTGTGACGTAAGCTCTTACGTCATTCAACAATAATGTTGATGGATGACTCAGATGCCTCATCCTCTTCTTTTCCCACGTGGGTGGGGTCTTCAGCATTGTTGCTTTCTTCAGACATTTCTGAGGTGCATAGCTGGCACCTATGGTCCTCTTTGTCTTTCAGTAAATGGCATAGATTCCTCCTTATCCCGTCAGGAAGTTTTTCCAGTAATCCAGAGAAGTTGTAAAATGCTGATTCAAAATCCACTAGGAGTCTCATTTCTCTTGATTCAAATTGGTTTCTTTTACTAGAAACAATTAGAGTGTTTCTGCTTTTGTAGTTTATTCTTGTTCTGGattctttgtttattttttgggcTCTTTCGAAGACTCTTGCCAATGTGCTAGCCAATCTACCTTCGTCACTGTAAATTGATAGATCTTGAACTTGTTCTATTGGTTGAAAGTCTCCTGGGAAGACTGACATGAAAACTACTTGAAATGCTGGGATCAAacattctccttcttcattgaAGATTGGCTGACTACTTGtgaattttagggatatatcccttggtTCTCTTGtatcaatcatatttttaaactttttcacTGCATCTATAAAACCTGCAGGAAATTCTTTAATGACATTTAAATTGTCAAAAATTAGGATCGTATCAATTAATCCGTATTGGAAAAACTGATATGTATCAGAGGGTGAAGCCTCTGGAAATATTaccagctttgttagctgttctttgTTAATGGGATAATATCCCAATGTTGCTCTTTTGTCTAGAGTCCAGTTTAAGACTAGATTTAAGGTTTCTCTACAGTTTGATCTGCAGAcccttttcttgtcatttatttcAGCTCTTGTAGGAATATTTTTCATTAGTCCAGTCCTTTGGGCTTGGGCTGTTCTTTGGATTTGGACTGGAGCTTTTTCTGCTCTTTTTAAAATCTGCTCTGGATGGAGCACTTCATATTCTCTGAGGGATTCTTTTGCTTCTTCTATTGTTAAGAATCCTCCCTTGTGAATAGTTCTGGGTTGATGAGTAAATGGGGCTGCTTTGGCCCAATCGTCATAGACTCCTTTCATTGGGCCATTGTAGAtgacataatattttttgtcctgagttgattttttaactatttctgCCAGAGTTTTATTTTCAGGGattttttcagaaaaaattagttttgattgTGGCTGGTCCACcacgcttagctggctgaactctgatggtgTTGTCAGCATTGGTATTGAAGTGGGTAATGTTGCTTGTTGGGTTACTTTCATTGCTTCCATGGCCTTCTTGATGGATTGAATTTGAGCTCTTAGCTGCTGACAGTGATTGCACTTTTCAAGCTCTTGTTCAAGCTTCTGGATTTCTTGATTCATTGTGTTGATAAtgaactccattctcttgtcaatgtatctgcaataatatttttatttcctttaatgTACTCAATTTTTATCGGatattgtaataaaaacatttgCCATCTTACCAGACGACCCTGATTATAATCAGATTGtaaattatatctaataaaaCCTGTTAAATAACTTGAGTCTGTACGTAAAGTAAATTCCTTTGGAAGTAAATCAATCCTCCATTTCTTAATAGTTTTTATTGCTGCTAGAGTTTCTTTTTCATGGGTAGTATACCTCTGTTCTGTTGGTGTAAATGTTCCAGAAATATATCTGCATAGTAGTTCCTTTGAGGAAtgtttagaatctagtgattctttttctttgttcaagcTTTTTTCAGCTTTTTTAGCTTTTAGACAGCCTGACCAGGTCTtgtctgaagcatctgtttctactattaaaTAGTCATCTTCTtctggaatataaagttctgGAAGATTTTTACAaagttctttaattttttgaatctgCAGGCTATCCTTTTCTTCccatttccaaatcttttttatacttatttttgaaaataagtttttagtataatctgttatattctttaaaaatccttgatcagaaatataatttatgcatcctaaaaatctttgtaattgctTTCTGTCTTCCATTTTATCAGGAAATAAATCTACTTTTTCTAATacatttggttgaagttttaaCTTCCCTTCAGTAGATAGAATTAatccaagaaattctatttcttgttttgctagcTTAGCTTTCTTTTTACTAAGGACTAAACCTTTTTCCTTACATCTTTCNNNNNNNNNNNNNNNNNNNNNNNNNNNNNNNNNNNNNNNNNNNNNNNNNNNNNNNNNNNNNNNNNNNNNNNNNNNNNNNNNNNNNNNNNNNNNNNNNNNNNNNNNNNNNNNNNNNNNNNNNNNNNNNNNNNNNNNNNNNNNNNNNNNNNNNNNNNNNNNNNNNNNNNNNNNNNNNNNNNNNNNNNNNNNNNNNNNNNNNNNNNNNNNNNNNNNNNNNNNNNNNNNNNNNNNNNNNNNNNNNNNNNNNNNNNNNNNNNNNNNNNNNNNNNNNNNNNNNNNNNNNNNNNNNNNNNNNNNNNNNNNNNNNNNNNNNNNNNNNNNNNNNNNNNNNNNNNNNNNNNNNNNNNNNNNNNNNNNNNNNNNNNNNNNNNNNNNNNNNNNNNNNNNNNNNNNNNNNNNNNNNNNNNNNNNNNNNNNNNNNNNNNNNNNNNNNNNNNNNNNNNNNNNNNNNNNNNNNNNNNNNNNNNNNNNNNNNNNNNNNNNNNNNNNNNNNNNNNNNNNNNNNNNNNNNNNNNNNNNNNNNNNNNNNNNNNNNNNNNNNNNNNNNNNNNNNNNNNNNNNNNNNNNNNNNNNNNNNNNNNNNNNNNNNNNNNNNNNNNNNNNNNNNNNNNNNNNNNNNNNNNNNNNNNNNNNNNNNNNNNNNNNNNNNNNNNNNNNNNNNNNNNNNNNNNNNNNNNNNNNNNNNNNNNNNNNNNNNNNNNNNNNNNNNNNNNNNNNNNNNNNNNNNNNNNNNNNNNNNNNNNNNNNNNNNNNNNNNNNNNNNNNNNNNNNNNNNNNNNNNNNNNNNNNNNNNNNNNNNNNNNNNNNNNNNNNNNNNNNNNNNNNNNNNNNNNNNNNNNNNNNNNNNNNNNNNNNNNNNNNNNNNNNNNNNNNNNNNNNNNNNNNNNNNNNNNNNNNNNNNNNNNNNNNNNNNNNNNNNNNNNNNNNNNNNNNNNNNNNNNNNNNNNNNNNNNNNNNNNNNNNNNNNNNNNNNNNNNNNNNNNNNNNNNNNNNNNNNNNNNNNNNNNNNNNNNNNNNNNNNNNNNNNNNNNNNNNNNNNNNNNNNNNNNNNNNNNNNNNNNNNNNNNNNNNNNNNNNNNNNNNNNNNNNNNNNNNNNNNNNNNNNNNNNNNNNNNNNNNNNNNNNNNNNNNNNNNNNNNNNNNNNNNNNNNNNNNNNNNNNNNNNNNNNNNNNNNNNNNNNNNNNNNNNNNNNNNNNNNNNNNNNNNNNNNNNNNNNNNNNNNNNNNNNNNNNNNNNNNNNNNNNNNNNNNNNNNNNNNNNNNNNNNNNNNNNNNNNNNNNNNNNNNNNNNNNNNNNNNNNNNNNNNNNNNNNNNNNNNNNNNNNNNNNNNNNNNNNNNNNNNNNNNNNNNNNNNNNNNNNNNNNNNNNNNNNNNNNNNNNNNNNNNNNNNNNNNNNNNNNNNNNNNNNNNNNNNNNNNNNNNNNNNNNNNNNNNNNNNNNNNNNNNNNNNNNNNNNNNNNNNNNNNNNNNNNNNNNNNNNNNNNNNNNNNNNNNNNNNNNNNNNNNNNNNNNNNNNNNNNNNNNNNNNNNNNNNNNNNNNNNNNNNNNNNNNNNNNNNNNNNNNNNNNNNNNNNNNNNNNNNNNNNNNNNNNNNNNNNNNNNNNNNNNNNNNNNNNNNNNNNNNNNNNNNNNNNNNNNNNNNNNNNNNNNNNNNNNNNNNNNNNNNNNNNNNNNNNNNNNNNNNNNNNNNNNNNNNNNNNNNNNNNNNNNNNNNNNNNNNNNNNNNNNNNNNNNNNNNNNNNNNNNNNNNNNNNNNNNNNNNNNNNNNNNNNNNNNNNNNNNNNNNNNNNNNNNNNNNNNNNNNNNNNNNNNNNNNNNNNNNNNNNNNNNNNNNNNNNNNNNNNNNNNNNNNNNNNNNNNNNNNNNNNNNNNNNNNNNNNNNNNNNNNNNNNNNNNNNNNNNNNNNNNNNNNNNNNNNNNNNNNNNNNNNNNNNNNNNNNNNNNNNNNNNNNNNNNNNNNNNNNNNNNNNNNNNNNNNNNNNNNNNNNNNNNNNNNNNNNNNNNNNNNNNNNNNNNNNNNNNNNNNNNNNNNNNNNNNNNNNNNNNNNNNNNNNNNNNNNNNNNNNNNNNNNNNNNNNNNNNNNNNNNNNNNNNNNNNNNNNNNNNNNNNNNNNNNNNNNNNNNNNNNNNNNNNNNNNNNNNNNNNNNNNNNNNNNNNNNNNNNNNNNNNNNNNNNNNNNNNNNNNNNNNNNNNNNNNNNNNNNNNNTTTGTATAAGCTTCTAATAGAAAAGAGTTCATCCAAtcttcgaaaatttctttttcgttctttttgcaatctagatcaagcattttttctcCTTCTAGTTCTTGAATTTTAGGAACGTATTTAGATggtattttagtatatttcgaATTTTTGCTTATAAAACCTTTTTTGAAGgcataattttcaaaacctgtttcccatttaaattgggtttgattattattactagatgttccagcttcatcTTTTACTTGTACTGGATGTACtggttcttcatcacttgaataGTCTAAGACATATTCTTCTCTTTCAGAAATTTCTggttcttctttaatttgaaaACCTTGCTCCATAGAATTAtcttcttgagccatttttaattgtttaaaaagcattgtaacttcttctaatttttcgtcaatattcataattttagaggTGGTCTAACCCTTAGATTTGttgtatcaattttattttggactTCTTCTTTCTTAGGAATTTCTTTTTGGAAGTGTTTATCAAGTATCtgttcaaatttatttattatattaggctcttctttttctttatttttctgaaattttatagaaactaatatttcttcaagcatatctattatagaatttaattgtggatTAAAAGTATGATGAAGATGGGGATAATTATCTCCATGATAACATTTTTTAGATACTCCGTGTGAAatataagttttttcaggtttttgaattccttcaataaaacttaaagtaaaattaagattttgagaaaaatcgttttgtattgattttaaaaattcagtgtcattacaattgatattggttaaaatcattaatttttgatctattaattttgatagattaattatttcttcttttaaatcttctaatttacttttttccattatgTGACGCTTTTCTTTTGCGAAAGGATACGCTTTTTAGTGTAACCTTAGCCACCTTTAGCCATTATAGCCATAGCCACCATGGAATAGGCCTAATTATAATTCTACTTTCTCTTaggagccaatgaaatatttatacaatgtgtacaatggaggtttatggagtattagagatataattattagtgttacatttttcCATCAGTtgaagcttttgggatgagtggtatcatgatatGGTAGGAGATGTTCATTTCATAACTCAATagtcattgtacacattgtttGTAAACACacacattgtttaatatttgtACAAATAAAATCTGTACCTTATAATTCTCCTTTTTTTGATATTGCAAACATGGATAACATAGCCTCCAAAAAATAGTTTCAAACAAGAGAAACAACAACTTAATCTAACAATAAAAAACTATACATCCAAAATAAAACACAGTAAAACAATAATTAGTAATTTCATTTAACCATGACCACCAATGTTGCCATTGTACCCATTTAGTGAAATTGCTTGCAATATTAGAGATTAGGCAAGTACAAATTCTCCTAAGTCAACATTTTAACTTAGGCCTATTCTATGGTGGCTATGGCTATAATGGCTAAAGGTGGCTAAGGTTACACTAAAAAGCGTATCCTTTCGCAAAAGAAAAGCGTCAcataatggaaaaaagtaaattagaagatttaaaagaagaaataattaatctatcaaaattaatagatcaaaaattaatgattttaaccaatatcaattataatgacactgaatttttaaaatcaatacaaaacgatttttctcaaaatcttaattttactttaagttttattgaaggaattcaaaaacctgaaaaaacttatatTTCACACGGAGTATCTAAAAAATGTTATCATGGAGATAATTATCCCCATCTTCATCATACTTTTAatccacaattaaattctataatagatatgcttgaagaaatattagtttctataaaatttcagaaaaataaagaaaaagaagagcctaatataataaataaatttgaacaGATACTTGATAAACACTTCCAAAAAGAAATTCCTAAGAAAGAAGAagtccaaaataaaattgatacaaCAAATCTAAGGGTTAGACCAcctctaaaattatgaatattgacgaaaaattagaagaagttacaatgctttttaaacaattaaaaatggctcaNNNNNNNNNNNNNNNNNNNNNNNNNNNNNNNNNNNNNNNNNNNNNNNNNNNNNNNNNNNNNNNNNNNNNNNNNNNNNNNNNNNNNNNNNNNNNNNNNNNNNNNNNNNNNNNNNNNNNNNNNNNNNNNNNNNNNNNNNNNNNNNNNNNNNNNNNNNNNNNNNNNNNNNNNNNNNNNNNNNNNNNNNNNNNNNNNNNNNNNNNNNNNNNNNNNNNNNNNNNNNNNNNNNNNNNNNNNNNNNNNNNNNNNNNNNNNNNNNNNNNNNNNNNNNNNNNNNNNNNNNNNNNNNNNNNNNNNNNNNNNNNNNNNNNNNNNNNNNNNNNNNNNNNNNNNNNNNNNNNNNNNNNNNNNNNNNNNNNNNNNNNNNNNNNNNNNNNNNNNNNNNNNNNNNNNNNNNNNNNNNNNNNNNNNNNNNNNNNNNNNNNNNNNNNNNNNNNNNNNNNNNNNNNNNNNNNNNNNNNNNNNNNNNNNNNNNNNNNNNNNNNNNNNNNNNNNNNNNNNNNNNNNNNNNNNNNNNNNNNNNNNNNNNNNNNNNNNNNNNNNNNNNNNNNNNNNNNNNNNNNNNNNNNNNNNNNNNNNNNNNNNNNNNNNNNNNNNNNNNNNNNNNNNNNNNNNNNNNNNNNNNNNNNNNNNNNNNNNNNNNNNNNNNNNNNNNNNNNNNNNNNNNNNNNNNNNNNNNNNNNNNNNNNNNNNNNNNNNNNNNNNNNNNNNNNNNNNNNNNNNNNNNNNNNNNNNNNNNNNNNNNNNNNNNNNNNNNNNNNNNNNNNNNNNNNNNNNNNNNNNNNNNNNNNNNNNNNNNNNNNNNNNNNNNNNNNNNNNNNNNNNNNNNNNNNNNNNNNNNNNNNNNNNNNNNNNNNNNNNNNNNNNNNNNNNNNNNNNNNNNNNNNNNNNNNNNNNNNNNNNNNNNNNNNNNNNNNNNNNNNNNNNNNNNNNNNNNNNNNNNNNNNNNNNNNNNNNNNNNNNNNNNNNNNNNNNNNNNNNNNNNNNNNNNNNNNNNNNNNNNNNNNNNNNNNNNNNNNNNNNNNNNNNNNNNNNNNNNNNNNNNNNNNNNNNNNNNNNNNNNNNNNNNNNNNNNNNNNNNNNNNNNNNNNNNNNNNNNNNNNNNNNNNNNNNNNNNNNNNNNNNNNNNNNNNNNNNNNNNNNNNNNNNNNNNNNNNNNNNNNNNNNNNNNNNNNNNNNNNNNNNNNNNNNNNNNNNNNNNNNNNNNNNNNNNNNNNNNNNNNNNNNNNNNNNNNNNNNNNNNNNNNNNNNNNNNNNNNNNNNNNNNNNNNNNNNNNNNNNNNNNNNNNNNNNNNNNNNNNNNNNNNNNNNNNNNNNNNNNNNNNNNNNNNNNNNNN
This sequence is a window from Arachis duranensis cultivar V14167 chromosome 2, aradu.V14167.gnm2.J7QH, whole genome shotgun sequence. Protein-coding genes within it:
- the LOC107473016 gene encoding uncharacterized protein LOC107473016 encodes the protein MNQEIQKLEQELEKCNHCQQLRAQIQSIKKAMEAMKVTQQATLPTSIPMLTTPSEFSQLSVVDQPQSKLIFSEKIPENKTLAEIVKKSTQDKKYYVIYNGPMKGVYDDWAKAAPFTHQPRTIHKGGFLTIEEAKESLREYEVLHPEQILKRAEKAPVQIQRTAQAQRTGLMKNIPTRAEINDKKRVCRSNCRETLNLVLNWTLDKRATLGYYPINKEQLTKLVIFPEASPSDTYQFFQYGLIDTILIFDNLNVIKEFPAGFIDAVKKFKNMIDTREPRDISLKFTSSQPIFNEEGECLIPAFQVVFMSVFPGDFQPIEQVQDLSIYSDEGRLASTLARVFERAQKINKESRTRINYKSRNTLIVSSKRNQFESREMRLLVDFESAFYNFSGLLEKLPDGIRRNLCHLLKDKEDHRCQLCTSEMSEESNNAEDPTHVGKEEDEASESSINIIVE